Proteins co-encoded in one Desulfitobacterium hafniense DCB-2 genomic window:
- the cobM gene encoding precorrin-4 C(11)-methyltransferase, producing the protein MIKRRTGVKSLAENTNSGLGQVLFVGAGPGDPDLITLKGKKALEEAQRVIYAGSLVNPDILQHCREGIALFDSAGLTLEETVAIMAEGVQRGEKVVRLHTGDPSVYGAIQEQMQCLEEKGIAYGVIPGVSSVFAAAAAVKKEFTLPEVSQTLILTRLAGRTPVPEKEDLALLAQHQASMAIFLSVQDIGEVVATLRKGYPPHTPVAVVYRASWPDQHILEGTLETIADQVKEAGIRKHAQILVGDFLRDQGTRSKLYDPEFTHEYRQGRST; encoded by the coding sequence ATGATAAAGAGAAGGACAGGAGTGAAAAGCTTGGCTGAGAATACTAATTCTGGCTTGGGTCAGGTTCTCTTTGTGGGAGCGGGTCCCGGGGATCCGGATTTAATCACATTAAAAGGCAAAAAGGCTCTTGAAGAAGCCCAGCGGGTCATCTATGCAGGTTCCCTGGTCAATCCGGATATACTGCAGCATTGCCGGGAGGGCATAGCCTTATTTGATAGTGCCGGGTTAACCTTGGAAGAGACTGTCGCTATCATGGCGGAAGGGGTCCAAAGAGGGGAAAAGGTCGTTCGCCTGCATACCGGAGATCCCAGTGTCTATGGAGCTATTCAGGAACAGATGCAATGCCTGGAAGAAAAGGGTATTGCTTACGGGGTGATTCCGGGAGTTAGCTCGGTGTTTGCCGCCGCCGCTGCGGTAAAAAAGGAGTTTACTCTGCCGGAGGTCAGCCAGACCCTGATTCTTACCCGGTTGGCGGGAAGAACCCCGGTGCCGGAAAAGGAAGATTTGGCATTACTGGCTCAACATCAGGCCAGCATGGCCATTTTTCTCAGTGTGCAGGATATAGGGGAAGTGGTGGCGACCCTAAGGAAAGGATATCCTCCCCATACACCTGTGGCTGTTGTGTATCGGGCCAGCTGGCCGGATCAGCACATCCTGGAGGGTACTTTGGAAACCATTGCCGATCAGGTAAAAGAGGCAGGAATCCGCAAACATGCCCAAATTCTTGTGGGAGACTTTCTCCGGGATCAAGGAACCCGTTCTAA